In a genomic window of Cuculus canorus isolate bCucCan1 chromosome 4, bCucCan1.pri, whole genome shotgun sequence:
- the LOC104067482 gene encoding alpha-fetoprotein, with product MSGRAVVYVGFLVSLGAVGALPRSYQHPEEKNSLGQHFSQLQERNFKAIAMIMFAQYVQGGTVGRAAEMAEAVTALAKRCAAAAGATPECLKPLDKIFLDTICQEESLPRFTDCCAKKDPERNDCFLTLKNSSRAFVSPFERPNAEAACRNYSQHHQPLTGDFIYEVSRSHPFLYAPTILSVALRYEEMLKDCCGSVEEPAPNLEECFQRQAPKVVKPMKEDGLRQEHTCAILNKFGERTLKALKLTQISQKFPKADFVTVTKLVTDIANMHKGCCRGDTLDCMHKREEILHYVCSHQGILSREMKKCCEKPLLQRIECLVSTVNDDQPAELSRHIREFIEDKGICEHFAQEKDTHLARFLYEYSRRHPDFSAQMLLRIGKGYEELLTECCQPGAPDDCSSRGEEDLKKHIYETESVIKTSCDAYKEKGDYYFQNELLVSFTKKMPQLMTAELIKFTKQMTAIGSKCCRLSRDKLLPCAEENLDLVLGEICRRHMADPINPGVCHCCSASYAFRRPCVGKLELDESYVPLPLTPGLFDFHKDLCTREEEQLQHKKQEMLVNLIKYKPRITQEQLSSITATFAAMREQCCQAGDPEACFAREGPELIKRSEKMLSA from the exons ATGAGTGGCAGAGCAGTCGTTTACGTTGGTTTCTTGGTGAGCCTTGGTGCAGTCGGAGCCCTGCCGAGGAGCTACCAGCACCCGG aggaaaaaaacagccttgGCCAACActtttcccagctgcaggagagAAATTTCAAAGCCAT TGCCATGATCATGTTCGCGCAGTACGTGCAAGGAGGGACGGTCGGCAGAGCAGCCGAAATGGCTGAGGCTGTCACAGCACTTGCCAAGCGCTGCGCTGCTGCAGCCGGAGCCACCCCCGAGTGCCTGAAGCCTCTG GACAAGATTTTCCTCGACACAATATGCCAGGAGGAAAGTCTCCCCAGATTTACTGACTGCTGTGCTAAAAAGGATCCTGAAAGAAATGACTGCTTCCTCACCCTTAAAAATTCATCCAGAGCATTCGTTTCTCCTTTTGAAAGGCCGAACGCTGAAGCGGCCTGCAGAAACTACTCACAGCACCACCAACCATTAACGGGAGA CTTTATCTATGAGGTCTCCAGAAGTCACCCCTTCCTCTATGCCCCAACAATCCTTTCTGTCGCTCTCCGGTACGAAGAGATGCTGAAGGACTGCTGTGGAAGTGTGGAAGAGCCCGCTCCGAACCTGGAGGAATGCTTCCAGAGACAG GCACCAAAGGTGGTGAAGCCCATGAAAGAGGACGGGCTGCGGCAGGAACACACCTGTGCGATCCTGAATAAGTTTGGAGAAAGAACACTAAAGGCTCT GAAACTCACTCAGATAAGCCAAAAGTTCCCCAAAGCTGACTTTGTTACCGTTACCAAACTCGTGACGGATATTGCCAACATGCACAAGGGCTGCTGCCGCGGGGACACACTGGACTGCATGCACAAGAGG gagGAGATCCTACACTACGTCTGCAGCCACCAAGGCATTCTGTCCAGGGAGATGAAGAAGTGCTGTGAAAAACCCCTCTTACAGAGAATCGAATGCCTTGTTAGCACAGTAAATGACGATCAACCTGCAGAGCTGTCCCGTCACATCAGGGAATTTATAGAAGACAAAGGAATATGTGAGCATTTTGCCCAGGAAAAGGACACACACCTCGCCAG GTTCCTGTACGAATACTCCCGGAGACACCCTGACTTTTCCGCTCAGATGCTTTTACGTATTGGGAAAGGATACGAGGAGCTACTGACCGAGTGCTGCCAGCCCGGCGCTCCGGAcgactgcagcagcagaggg gaggaAGACCTGAAGAAACACATTTATGAAACGGAGAGTGTCATTAAGACAAGCTGTGACGCTTACAAGGAGAAAGGCGATTACTATTTCCAAAACGA GCTTCTCGTGAGCTTCACCAAGAAGATGCCCCAGCTGATGACAGCGGAGCTGATCAAATTCACCAAGCAAATGACTGCCATCGGCTCCAAGTGCTGCCGGTTAAGCCGGGACAAGCTGCTGCCTTGTGCCGAGGAGAAT TTAGATCTGGTGCTCGGAGAAATCTGCAGGAGGCACATGGCTGACCCTATAAACCCAGGAGTTTGCCACTGCTGCAGTGCTTCCTACGCTTTCCGAAGGCCCTGTGTGGGGaaactggaactggatgagagTTACGTGCCCTTGCCCTTGACTCCCGGTCTCTTTGATTTCCATAAGGACTTGTGCACGCGTGAAGAGGAGCAGTTACAACACAAGAAGCAGGA GATGCTTGTCAACCTCATCAAGTACAAGCCCCGCATCAcccaggagcagctgagctCCATCACGGCCACCTTTGCTGCCATGAGGGAACAGTGCTGCCAAGCAGGAGACCCCGAGGCGTGTTTTGCCAGAGAG gGTCCAGAACTTATAAAGAGAAGTGAGAAGATGCTGTCAGCATGA
- the ALB gene encoding albumin, protein MKWVTLISFIFLFSSATSRNLQRAARDADHKSEIAHRYNDLKEETFKAVTMITFAQYLQRCSYESLSKLVKDVVDLAQKCVANEDAPDCSKPLPTIFLDEICQVEKLRDSYGAMADCCGKPDPERNDCFLSFKVPQPDFVQPYQRPAADVICKEYQDSRVSLLGHFIYAVARRNPFLYAPTILGLAADYEHGLQHCCKESDIGTCLDEKATAIKEKAKKISVKQQYACGVLKKFGERTFQAKKLSHLSQKYPKAPFSELVKLVQEIKGVYEECCSGDMIECMDDRAEIMAYVCSKQDVFSSKIKECCDKPIVERSQCIMEAEFDDKPEGLPSLVEKYVQDKEVCKSFEADHDVFLSQFVYEYSRRHPEFSTQLILRVAKGYETLLEKCCKTDNPAECYGKAQEELNKHIQETQDVVKTNCDLLNTHGEKDFLKAILVRYTKKMPQVSTDTLLEIGKKMTAVGTKCCQLPEDRRMPCSEGYLSMVIQDMCRRQETTPINDNVSHCCSDSYAYRRPCFTAMGVDTKYVPPAFDPEMFNFDEKLCTATPAEKELGQMKLLINLIKRKPQMTEEQIKTIAEGFTTMVDKCCKQSDVETCFGEEGANLIVQSRATLGIGV, encoded by the exons ATGAAGTGGGtaacattaatttcatttattttcctctttagttCTGCTACATCCAGGAATCTGCAAAGAGCTGCTCGAGATGCAG ACCACAAGAGTGAGATCGCCCATCGCTACAATGATTTGAAGGAAGAGACATTTAAGGCAGT GACCATGATCACCTTTGCCCAGTATCTCCAGAGATGCTCTTACGAAAGCCTGTCTAAGCTGGTGAAGGATGTTGTTGATCTGGCACAGAAGTGCGTGGCCAACGAGGATGCCCCTGACTGCTCCAAGCCCCTG CCCACCATTTTCCTGGATGAAATCTGCCAAGTAGAAAAGCTCCGTGACTCATATGGTGCCATGGCTGACTGCTGCGGCAAACCCGATCCGGAAAGAAATGACTGTTTCTTGTCATTTAAAGTGCCCCAACCAGACTTCGTTCAGCCATACCAAAGACCAGCTGCTGATGTGATCTGCAAGGAGTACCAGGACAGCCGGGTGTCTTTACTGGGACA TTTCATCTATGCCGTTGCGAGAAGGAACCCCTTCCTGTACGCCCCAACCATCCTCGGCCTGGCTGCTGATTATGAACATGGCCTTCAACACTGTTGCAAAGAGAGCGACATCGGTACTTGCTTGGATGAAAAG GCAACtgccataaaagaaaaagccaagaaaatcaGTGTGAAGCAGCAGTACGCTTGTGGAGTCCTCAAGAAGTTTGGAGAGAGAACCTTCCAAGCAAA AAAACTTTCTCACCTGAGCCAGAAATACCCCAAGGCTCCATTCTCGGAACTTGTTAAACTTGTACAGGAAATAAAGGGTGTCTATGAAGAGTGCTGCTCAGGGGACATGATAGAGTGCATGGACGACAGG gCAGAGATTATGGCCTACGTATGCTCTAAACAAGATGTTTTCTCAAGCAAAATCAAAGAGTGCTGTGATAAGCCCATTGTGGAACGAAGCCAGTGCATCATGGAGGCAGAGTTTGATGACAAACCCGAAGGTCTTCCCTCACTCGTTGAAAAATACGTGCAAGATAAGGAAGTGTGCAAAAGCTTTGAGGCAGACCACGATGTGTTCTTGTCACA GTTTGTATACGAATACTCACGGAGACATCCCGAGTTCTCCACGCAGCTGATTCTGAGAGTTGCAAAGGGGTATGAAACACTCCTGGAAAAGTGCTGCAAAACAGACAACCCTGCCGAGTGCTACGGAAAAGCT CAAGAGGAATTGAACAAACACATCCAAGAAACTCAGGATGTTGTGAAGACAAACTGTGACCTTCTCAATACCCATGGCGAAAAAGACTTTCTCAAAGC AATCCTGGTCCGCTACACTAAGAAAATGCCTCAGGTGTCAACCGATACTTTGCttgaaattggaaagaaaatgacagcCGTTGGTACCAAGTGCTGCCAGCTGCCTGAAGACAGGCGTATGCCTTGTTCTGAAGGATAT ctgagcATGGTGATCCAGGATATGTGCAGGAGACAAGAGACCACACCTATAAATGACAATGTGTCCCACTGCTGCAGCGATTCCTACGCTTACAGAAGACCGTGTTTCACTGCCATGGGAGTAGATACCAAATACGTGCCTCCAGCATTTGACCCTGAGATGTTCAACTTTGATGAGAAACTGTGTACCGCTACTCCTGCTGAAAAGGAATTAGGGCAGATGAA ATTGCTGATCAACCTCATTAAACGCAAGCCTCAGATGACAGAAGAACAAATCAAGACAATTGCTGAAGGTTTCACTACCATGGTAGATAAGTGCTGCAAGCAATCAGATGTTGAGACATGCTTTGGGGAAGAG GGTGCAAACCTCATTGTCCAGAGCAGAGCCACATTAGGAATCGGCGTGTAA